The genome window GAAACCTACATTACCTACGAGACCTACATTGCTCCCGGGCTCTGCGGGATGATTATCCTGTTCAACAGTATGCAGGGTGCACTTTCCATGGTGTATGACCGGGAACTGGGCAGCATGCGGGTACTGCTCATGAGCCCCCTGCCCAGGCCATTCCTGCTGGTAACCAAACTGCTGGCCATGGGCGTGGTGTCGGTGGGCCAGGTGTATGTGTTTCTGTTGCTGGCTCTGCTGGTGGATGTGGAACCACCGCTCTGGGGCTATCTGGCCGTGCTGCCGGCCCTGGTGTTGGCCAGTCTGATGCTGGGGGCGCTGGGCTTGCTGATTGCCACCTGGATCAAGCAGCTTGAGAACTTTGCCGGGGTGATGAATTTCGTCATCTTCCCGATGTTCTTTATGTCATCGGCGCTGTATCCGCTGTGGCGGATGAAGGAGGCCAGCCCATGGCTTTACTGGGTTTGCCAATTCAACCCGTTTACCCATGCGGTGGAAGCGATCCGGTTTTCGCTGTATCTGGAGTGGAATCCTTTTGCTTTGGGAGTGACAACCGGGGTGACTGTGGTGCTGGTGATGTTGGCCACTGCCGGATTCCGACCACAGAGGACCAAAATATTGGGGACCAAGCCGGCCTGACTCTGGGAGGCTCAGCCACCGGGTATCACCTTCCAAAACTGTGCGGAGCCAGGGGTGAAGAGCGAGAGCTCTTCACGGGCAGGCCATGGACGGCCTGCCCAGGACCCTCAGTGCGACGCAGGAGCAATTAGCGCTGAGGGGCGGAGCCCAAGCCGAACAGGACGTCTTGAGGCGTGTTTTGGAAGGTGATACCCGGCGGCTGCTCTGACTTGGTCAGTTAACCGGTCGGTTCGAGATTTCTCAGTTTTCCCAAGAGACCATTAACAAGGCCGGGTTCTTCAATCGCGTCATCCCATTGCAGCCGCGCTGGCTTACCATCAAGGTACCACAGGCGATTGGCCAGGGTTGCGGCATCACCACCATCATGGGTTACGCAGATCATCGCCATGCCGGGACTGGCGTCCAGTATCTCGGCAATCAGCGCTTTGAGTCCGTCCGCCATGACCGGATCAAGAGACGCAAAGGGTTCGTCGAGCAACAGCAATTCGGGTTTAACGGCCAGACAACGGGCCAGCGCCGCTCGCCGGGCCATGCCGAGGGAGAGTTGATCGGGCAGATAATGACTGTAGCCAGCCAGACCAACCCGGACCAGATAGTCCTCAGCCTCGCGCGCCGATACCCCCACCAGTTCAAGGTTGGCGCGCAGGCTGCGCCAGGGTAGCAATCGGTGTTCCTGGAACAGGTATCCAATCCGCAACCGTTCACGGCCAATGAGGGCACTATCCGGCACCGTCGAATCCAGTCCCGCTATGGCATTCAGCAATGTGGTTTTGCCAATGCCGGAGGGACCAAGCAGGCAGATACGATCGCCCCGTTCTATGGTGGCAAAGACTTCTCCCAGTACCGGCTTGCCGAAATCGCGGCCGGCGATGCGCAGCTCAAGCACAGGCCACCTCTGGTCGACGCCAGCGGCTGGATCGGCGCTCCAATGGTTGCAGAATGGCCAGTTCTATCAGTTGGACAACTGCAATAAACGCCAGGCTGTAGGCAAGGATGGACGCCACGTCGAAGATCTGGAACGCCATATGGAGCTGAAACCCCACCCCACTGGAGCGGCCCAGAAGTTCGACGACCAGGACAATTTTCCAGATCAGGGCCAGTCCGCCACGGGTGGCCACCATCAGGTAGGGAAACAGCTGGGGCACCCAGACGTGCCGGAACCTCTGCCATCGGGAGAATCGGTAGACGGTTGCCATTTCTTCCAGCCGGAAGTCCAGGCTACGGGCCCCTTCACGAACCGTCACGGCAACGTTGGGAACCTTGTTGATGACGACCGCCATCACCGCAGCAACTTCCACCAGACCAAACCAGACATACATCAGGATGATGGTAACCAGCGCCGGCAGGTTGAGCAGCAGAACCAGCAGGGGATCAAACAGGGCATTGGTGGTGGCCGATCGCCCCATTGCCAGCCCGATCAGGGTGCCGAGCAACATGGCCAGGAAAAACGCCAGCAAAACACGGCGCAGGGTGGCCCCCAGGTGATACCAGAGATCACCGGAACTGGCTTCCCGTACGAGGGTATCAAGTACGGTGCCCGGCGAAGGTAGCAGCGGTGACTGGATGAGCCACGACGTCAGGGCCCACAGCACCAGGACCGAGGGCAATACCACCCAGTAACTCCAGGTCGGAGGCCGCCCCCGTTCCGGCGCACCTCCAAAGATGGTCATGGCTGGCTCCGGTAGAACAGACGCTCTGGCATGACCTGGCCGGCACCTACCCCTGTCAGCTCCAGCAGGTCCTGCAAGTCCGCGACACGACCGTCGGTCAGGGGCTCAGGTGTTCCCGCAACGAAGCCCGCTCGCAGGGCACCGAAAACCGAATCCTCCGGATTTCGCATGAGAGGTCGCAATCGCTTCCAGGCCGACGGCTGCAGCGCAAGCTCTGCCTTGGCCTCAGCGACTGAACGGGCAAACCGGTCTACGAGCCCGCCGTGTTCGCCCGCCCAGTTTTCCGGAAACACATACCCCAGCACGGGCAGGTTGCGATCCAGGCCCATGGCTGCGAGCAAATCGGCCATACCGAAGGCTGAACGCCAGCCACCCTGCCCCTTCAGACGGGCGGCGAAGTGCCAGTATGTGACGATGACATCCACCTGCCCCCGTTTAAGCGCCTGACTCAGCAATGGTGGCGCGGCATACTGAACCCGCGCCGATCCTGTCAGGTCGATACCCTGGCCGGCAGCCACTTTTTGCAGCAGGATCCAGCCCTTGCTGTCTGGCCCGCCAGCGACCCCGATACGCAACCCCTCCAGGTCGGACACGTCATGCACAGCAGAGTCCTCGGGCACCACAATGTCACCGATCCGGGATGAAAATGGCAGGTAGAGATAC of Marinobacter sediminum contains these proteins:
- a CDS encoding ABC transporter ATP-binding protein produces the protein MLELRIAGRDFGKPVLGEVFATIERGDRICLLGPSGIGKTTLLNAIAGLDSTVPDSALIGRERLRIGYLFQEHRLLPWRSLRANLELVGVSAREAEDYLVRVGLAGYSHYLPDQLSLGMARRAALARCLAVKPELLLLDEPFASLDPVMADGLKALIAEILDASPGMAMICVTHDGGDAATLANRLWYLDGKPARLQWDDAIEEPGLVNGLLGKLRNLEPTG
- a CDS encoding ABC transporter permease, producing MKPAHYWHCFVGIQTREWLRFWQQRTRFASALVRPLLWLVVFAAGFRAVLGISIIPPYETYITYETYIAPGLCGMIILFNSMQGALSMVYDRELGSMRVLLMSPLPRPFLLVTKLLAMGVVSVGQVYVFLLLALLVDVEPPLWGYLAVLPALVLASLMLGALGLLIATWIKQLENFAGVMNFVIFPMFFMSSALYPLWRMKEASPWLYWVCQFNPFTHAVEAIRFSLYLEWNPFALGVTTGVTVVLVMLATAGFRPQRTKILGTKPA
- a CDS encoding ABC transporter substrate-binding protein, giving the protein MNLQQRKSGLSAFAAWLALVLIQLSGSMVLADQKQFLPELSISVLQSGTAHWELDHIVHQQLDRKHGYRLSLRPVANLPASHLAITSGSVNGAVADLLWVQSRYQAGRPYLYLPFSSRIGDIVVPEDSAVHDVSDLEGLRIGVAGGPDSKGWILLQKVAAGQGIDLTGSARVQYAAPPLLSQALKRGQVDVIVTYWHFAARLKGQGGWRSAFGMADLLAAMGLDRNLPVLGYVFPENWAGEHGGLVDRFARSVAEAKAELALQPSAWKRLRPLMRNPEDSVFGALRAGFVAGTPEPLTDGRVADLQDLLELTGVGAGQVMPERLFYRSQP
- a CDS encoding ABC transporter permease; translated protein: MTIFGGAPERGRPPTWSYWVVLPSVLVLWALTSWLIQSPLLPSPGTVLDTLVREASSGDLWYHLGATLRRVLLAFFLAMLLGTLIGLAMGRSATTNALFDPLLVLLLNLPALVTIILMYVWFGLVEVAAVMAVVINKVPNVAVTVREGARSLDFRLEEMATVYRFSRWQRFRHVWVPQLFPYLMVATRGGLALIWKIVLVVELLGRSSGVGFQLHMAFQIFDVASILAYSLAFIAVVQLIELAILQPLERRSSRWRRPEVACA